A genome region from Musa acuminata AAA Group cultivar baxijiao chromosome BXJ3-5, Cavendish_Baxijiao_AAA, whole genome shotgun sequence includes the following:
- the LOC135638898 gene encoding uncharacterized protein LOC135638898 isoform X1 — translation MGFCLKVLKWGIMAESCVFQEEEEDLFFDSREDVSSVFDSCPGSPAKNDSLPEEQFTGPQFEFWLKSPHGVRERRDKFMRWMGKDLMNCSLPSSSGLDGQVQIDDDILPGINRSTSNCCDAGNKCPMCSWSSQDASTSCNEALEENMVYRINNLDDGAVFTVDELGKDGSLRSLRKAGSNQMAALNEPEKSLGPSSSIPRHVQQEDNASKKSGNSVRRKWKRWLQRLSAVACILDRHSFKNGIAKSGRVEVRQHRKQSKELSAVYKGQDIKAHDGAILAMKFSPDGRYLATGGADGIVRVWHAMECERKDEFSIPDDDPSCLYFTVNHNAELTPVRADKEKKPNSKRTRRTADSACVVIPPHVFRLSENPVHEFRGHDADVLDLSWSMNQLLLSSSKDKTVRLWQVGSDRCLKVFSHTNYVTCVQFNPMNENYFVSGSIDGKIRIWDVSGCQVVDWVYIREIVTAIGYHPKGKRLAIGTLKGNCRFYDASDTHLQREAQVFLQGKKKSGNKQITGFQFCPVDPKKLMVTSADSQIQIFDGTNVVSRYKGFCGAGSQMYASFTADGQHIVSASDDSNVYFWNRASHNTSTSNHVKSTRSCEHFFSRNTTIAIPWHGLESGDRISVTSEVIHSQQGNSDEAGVPEIDLKCHSGDSYGNNALYLSPSGSFTLSHEFFSEFSPKGSVTWPEEKLPSSSAASTLSKAHHKFLKTSFQNTSHAWGQVILTAGWDGSIRSYQNYGLPVCIDDQFGLYTAGISLFQWALPTNDHRTEVE, via the exons ATGGGTTTCTGTTTGAAGGTTTTGAAGTGGGGAATAATGGCTGAGAGTTGCGTGTttcaggaagaagaggaggatctgTTCTTCGACTCTCGTGAAGACGTCTCGTCGGTGTTCGACTCGTGTCCTGGCAGCCCCGCAAAGAATGATTCGCTCCCGGAAGAACAATTCACCGGTCCCCAGTTCGAGTTTTGGCTCAAGAGTCCTCACGGCGTGAGGGAACGCCGAGACAAGTTCATGCGATGGATGGGCAAGGATCTCATGAACTGCTCCCTTCCCAGCTCCTCTGGATTGGATGGACAGGTTCAGATCGACGACGACATCCTGCCAGGGATCAACAGGAGCACGTCAAACTGTTGTGATGCGGGGAACAAGTGTCCGATGTGCAGCTGGTCTAGCCAGGATGCGAGCACATCTTGCAACGAGGCCTTGGAAGAGAACATGGTGTACAGAATCAATAATTTGGATGATGGTGCTGTTTTCACGGTGGATGAGTTGGGAAAAGATGGTAGCTTGAGAAGCCTTCGCAAAGCCGGTTCGAATCAGATGGCAGCGCTCAATGAGCCTGAGAAAAGTTTGGGTCCGTCGTCTTCGATCCCACGGCACGTGCAGCAAGAAGATAACGCATCAAAGAAATCTGGCAATTCAGTGAGGAGGAAGTGGAAACGGTGGCTACAGAGACTAAGTGCTGTGGCTTGCATTTTAGATAGACATTCCTTTAAAAATGGAATTGCCAAGTCTGGGAGAGTGGAAGTCAGGCAACAcagaaagcagtcaaaagaactgTCTGCAGTCTACAAGGGGCAAGACATCAAAGCACATGATGGTGCAATCTTGGCCATGAAGTTTAGCCCTGATGGCCGGTATTTAGCTACTGGTGGCGCTGATGGCATTGTACGTGTGTGGCATGCCATGGAATGTGAGAGGAAAGATGAATTTAGCATTCCTGATGATGATCCTTCGTGTTTATACTTCACAGTGAATCATAACGCCGAATTAACTCCTGTTCGAGCTGATAAGGAGAAAAAGCCCAATTCTAAGCGAACAAGGAGAACTGCAGATTCAGCTTGTGTTGTAATTCCTCCTCATGTTTTCCGGTTATCCGAAAACCCAGTGCACGAATTCCGTGGGCATGATGCAGATGTATTGGACCTTTCATGGTCAATGAATCAG CTTCTATTGTCATCTTCCAAGGACAAAACTGTTCGCCTATGGCAAGTTGGATCTGATCGCTGCCTCAAAGTTTTCTCCCATACCAACTATG TGACATGTGTTCAATTTAATCCCATGAATGAGAATTACTTCGTAAGCGGATCTATAGATGGAAAAATTCGTATCTGGGATGTTTCTGGATGTCAAGTTGTGGATTGGGTTTATATTAGAGAAATAGTCACCGCAATTGGTTACCATCCCAAAGGAAAG AGACTGGCCATTGGCACCTTGAAAGGCAATTGTCGCTTTTATGATGCGTCGG ATACTCATCTGCAAAGAGAAGCTCAGGTCTTTTTGCAAGGCAAAAAGAAGTCTGGTAACAAGCAGATAACTGGATTTCAG TTTTGCCCAGTGGACCCTAAAAAATTGATGGTCACCTCTGCTGACTCACAAATACAAATTTTTGATGGGACTAATGTGGTCTCCAGATACAAGG GTTTTTGTGGTGCTGGAAGTCAGATGTATGCATCTTTCACCGCAGACGGGCAGCATATCGTCTCTGCCAGTGATGATTCAAATGTCTATTTCTGGAACCGTGCTAGCCATAACACCTCCACGTCCAACCATGTTAAGAGCACACGGTCTTGCGAGCATTTCTTCTCCAGAAACACTACTATCGCGATACCTTGGCACGGTTTGGAATCCGGTGATCGGATCTCTGTGACCTCTGAGGTTATCCATTCCCAACAAGGTAACAGTGACGAAGCTGGAGTCCCAGAGATCGATTTGAAATGCCACTCAGGAGATTCTTACGGCAACAACGCACTGTATCTTTCGCCTTCTGGTAGTTTCACTCTGAGTCATGAATTCTTCTCAGAGTTTTCGCCAAAGGGATCGGTGACATGGCCCGAGGAGAAACTTCCCTCGAGCTCTGCCGCATCTACCTTGTCCAAAGCCCACCACAAGTTCTTGAAGACATCTTTCCAGAACACCTCCCATGCCTGGGGTCAAGTGATACTGACTGCTGGATGGGATGGATCGATCAGATCCTACCAGAATTATGGTTTGCCAGTGTGCATCGATGACCAGTTTGGCCTTTACACGGCTGGCATCAGTCTCTTCCAGTGGGCATTGCCAACGAATGATCACCGCACCGAAGTTGAGTGA
- the LOC135638077 gene encoding uncharacterized protein LOC135638077 isoform X2, translated as MDLEEMMDGCGGSWTEERHSAFLNWVEESFVRRVLAARGNDPSPYLDFDVKLGASGWLPPPLPLDRFLPDSATESNRNTGRPARPARTRRSATTAVEAEEPEEEEEGESVVTSRHRKRKPQPLLSKHKCLKDQLGSAKPDDGITSHKMKAGEAGASQIAQRDANTTPSKKRSASNRSVGAV; from the exons ATGGACCTCGAGGAGATGATGGACGGCTGCGGCGGGTCGTGGACGGAAGAGCGCCACTCCGCCTTCCTCAACTGGGTAGAGGAGTCCTTCGTCCGCCGGGTGCTCGCCGCCCGCGGCAACGACCCTAGCCCCTACCTGGACTTCGACGTCAAGCTCGGGGCCTCCGGTTGGCTCCCGCCGCCGCTCCCACTCGACCGCTTCCTCCCCGACAGCGCCACCGAGTCAAACCGCAACACTGGGAGGCCCGCCAGGCCGGCCCGGACACGGCGATCGGCGACGACGGCCGTGGAGGCGGAGGAGCCAG aagaagaagaagaaggggagtcaGTCGTGACAAGTCGTCACAGGAAAAGGAAGCCACAACCACTTCTCTCAAAGCACAAGTGCCTGAAGGATCAG CTTGGAAGCGCAAAGCCAGACGACGGGATTACTTCACACAAAATGAAAGCTGGAGAAGCAGGAGCTTCCCAGATTGCTCAGCGAGACGCCAACACCACACCGAGTAAGAAAAGAAGTGCAAGCAATCGATCTGTTGGTGCTGTTtaa
- the LOC135638077 gene encoding uncharacterized protein LOC135638077 isoform X1: MDLEEMMDGCGGSWTEERHSAFLNWVEESFVRRVLAARGNDPSPYLDFDVKLGASGWLPPPLPLDRFLPDSATESNRNTGRPARPARTRRSATTAVEAEEPEEEEEEGESVVTSRHRKRKPQPLLSKHKCLKDQLGSAKPDDGITSHKMKAGEAGASQIAQRDANTTPSKKRSASNRSVGAV, from the exons ATGGACCTCGAGGAGATGATGGACGGCTGCGGCGGGTCGTGGACGGAAGAGCGCCACTCCGCCTTCCTCAACTGGGTAGAGGAGTCCTTCGTCCGCCGGGTGCTCGCCGCCCGCGGCAACGACCCTAGCCCCTACCTGGACTTCGACGTCAAGCTCGGGGCCTCCGGTTGGCTCCCGCCGCCGCTCCCACTCGACCGCTTCCTCCCCGACAGCGCCACCGAGTCAAACCGCAACACTGGGAGGCCCGCCAGGCCGGCCCGGACACGGCGATCGGCGACGACGGCCGTGGAGGCGGAGGAGCCAG aagaagaagaagaagaaggggagtcaGTCGTGACAAGTCGTCACAGGAAAAGGAAGCCACAACCACTTCTCTCAAAGCACAAGTGCCTGAAGGATCAG CTTGGAAGCGCAAAGCCAGACGACGGGATTACTTCACACAAAATGAAAGCTGGAGAAGCAGGAGCTTCCCAGATTGCTCAGCGAGACGCCAACACCACACCGAGTAAGAAAAGAAGTGCAAGCAATCGATCTGTTGGTGCTGTTtaa
- the LOC135638898 gene encoding uncharacterized protein LOC135638898 isoform X3, producing MRWMGKDLMNCSLPSSSGLDGQVQIDDDILPGINRSTSNCCDAGNKCPMCSWSSQDASTSCNEALEENMVYRINNLDDGAVFTVDELGKDGSLRSLRKAGSNQMAALNEPEKSLGPSSSIPRHVQQEDNASKKSGNSVRRKWKRWLQRLSAVACILDRHSFKNGIAKSGRVEVRQHRKQSKELSAVYKGQDIKAHDGAILAMKFSPDGRYLATGGADGIVRVWHAMECERKDEFSIPDDDPSCLYFTVNHNAELTPVRADKEKKPNSKRTRRTADSACVVIPPHVFRLSENPVHEFRGHDADVLDLSWSMNQLLLSSSKDKTVRLWQVGSDRCLKVFSHTNYVTCVQFNPMNENYFVSGSIDGKIRIWDVSGCQVVDWVYIREIVTAIGYHPKGKRLAIGTLKGNCRFYDASDTHLQREAQVFLQGKKKSGNKQITGFQFCPVDPKKLMVTSADSQIQIFDGTNVVSRYKGFCGAGSQMYASFTADGQHIVSASDDSNVYFWNRASHNTSTSNHVKSTRSCEHFFSRNTTIAIPWHGLESGDRISVTSEVIHSQQGNSDEAGVPEIDLKCHSGDSYGNNALYLSPSGSFTLSHEFFSEFSPKGSVTWPEEKLPSSSAASTLSKAHHKFLKTSFQNTSHAWGQVILTAGWDGSIRSYQNYGLPVCIDDQFGLYTAGISLFQWALPTNDHRTEVE from the exons ATGCGATGGATGGGCAAGGATCTCATGAACTGCTCCCTTCCCAGCTCCTCTGGATTGGATGGACAGGTTCAGATCGACGACGACATCCTGCCAGGGATCAACAGGAGCACGTCAAACTGTTGTGATGCGGGGAACAAGTGTCCGATGTGCAGCTGGTCTAGCCAGGATGCGAGCACATCTTGCAACGAGGCCTTGGAAGAGAACATGGTGTACAGAATCAATAATTTGGATGATGGTGCTGTTTTCACGGTGGATGAGTTGGGAAAAGATGGTAGCTTGAGAAGCCTTCGCAAAGCCGGTTCGAATCAGATGGCAGCGCTCAATGAGCCTGAGAAAAGTTTGGGTCCGTCGTCTTCGATCCCACGGCACGTGCAGCAAGAAGATAACGCATCAAAGAAATCTGGCAATTCAGTGAGGAGGAAGTGGAAACGGTGGCTACAGAGACTAAGTGCTGTGGCTTGCATTTTAGATAGACATTCCTTTAAAAATGGAATTGCCAAGTCTGGGAGAGTGGAAGTCAGGCAACAcagaaagcagtcaaaagaactgTCTGCAGTCTACAAGGGGCAAGACATCAAAGCACATGATGGTGCAATCTTGGCCATGAAGTTTAGCCCTGATGGCCGGTATTTAGCTACTGGTGGCGCTGATGGCATTGTACGTGTGTGGCATGCCATGGAATGTGAGAGGAAAGATGAATTTAGCATTCCTGATGATGATCCTTCGTGTTTATACTTCACAGTGAATCATAACGCCGAATTAACTCCTGTTCGAGCTGATAAGGAGAAAAAGCCCAATTCTAAGCGAACAAGGAGAACTGCAGATTCAGCTTGTGTTGTAATTCCTCCTCATGTTTTCCGGTTATCCGAAAACCCAGTGCACGAATTCCGTGGGCATGATGCAGATGTATTGGACCTTTCATGGTCAATGAATCAG CTTCTATTGTCATCTTCCAAGGACAAAACTGTTCGCCTATGGCAAGTTGGATCTGATCGCTGCCTCAAAGTTTTCTCCCATACCAACTATG TGACATGTGTTCAATTTAATCCCATGAATGAGAATTACTTCGTAAGCGGATCTATAGATGGAAAAATTCGTATCTGGGATGTTTCTGGATGTCAAGTTGTGGATTGGGTTTATATTAGAGAAATAGTCACCGCAATTGGTTACCATCCCAAAGGAAAG AGACTGGCCATTGGCACCTTGAAAGGCAATTGTCGCTTTTATGATGCGTCGG ATACTCATCTGCAAAGAGAAGCTCAGGTCTTTTTGCAAGGCAAAAAGAAGTCTGGTAACAAGCAGATAACTGGATTTCAG TTTTGCCCAGTGGACCCTAAAAAATTGATGGTCACCTCTGCTGACTCACAAATACAAATTTTTGATGGGACTAATGTGGTCTCCAGATACAAGG GTTTTTGTGGTGCTGGAAGTCAGATGTATGCATCTTTCACCGCAGACGGGCAGCATATCGTCTCTGCCAGTGATGATTCAAATGTCTATTTCTGGAACCGTGCTAGCCATAACACCTCCACGTCCAACCATGTTAAGAGCACACGGTCTTGCGAGCATTTCTTCTCCAGAAACACTACTATCGCGATACCTTGGCACGGTTTGGAATCCGGTGATCGGATCTCTGTGACCTCTGAGGTTATCCATTCCCAACAAGGTAACAGTGACGAAGCTGGAGTCCCAGAGATCGATTTGAAATGCCACTCAGGAGATTCTTACGGCAACAACGCACTGTATCTTTCGCCTTCTGGTAGTTTCACTCTGAGTCATGAATTCTTCTCAGAGTTTTCGCCAAAGGGATCGGTGACATGGCCCGAGGAGAAACTTCCCTCGAGCTCTGCCGCATCTACCTTGTCCAAAGCCCACCACAAGTTCTTGAAGACATCTTTCCAGAACACCTCCCATGCCTGGGGTCAAGTGATACTGACTGCTGGATGGGATGGATCGATCAGATCCTACCAGAATTATGGTTTGCCAGTGTGCATCGATGACCAGTTTGGCCTTTACACGGCTGGCATCAGTCTCTTCCAGTGGGCATTGCCAACGAATGATCACCGCACCGAAGTTGAGTGA
- the LOC135638898 gene encoding uncharacterized protein LOC135638898 isoform X2, giving the protein MGVQEEEEDLFFDSREDVSSVFDSCPGSPAKNDSLPEEQFTGPQFEFWLKSPHGVRERRDKFMRWMGKDLMNCSLPSSSGLDGQVQIDDDILPGINRSTSNCCDAGNKCPMCSWSSQDASTSCNEALEENMVYRINNLDDGAVFTVDELGKDGSLRSLRKAGSNQMAALNEPEKSLGPSSSIPRHVQQEDNASKKSGNSVRRKWKRWLQRLSAVACILDRHSFKNGIAKSGRVEVRQHRKQSKELSAVYKGQDIKAHDGAILAMKFSPDGRYLATGGADGIVRVWHAMECERKDEFSIPDDDPSCLYFTVNHNAELTPVRADKEKKPNSKRTRRTADSACVVIPPHVFRLSENPVHEFRGHDADVLDLSWSMNQLLLSSSKDKTVRLWQVGSDRCLKVFSHTNYVTCVQFNPMNENYFVSGSIDGKIRIWDVSGCQVVDWVYIREIVTAIGYHPKGKRLAIGTLKGNCRFYDASDTHLQREAQVFLQGKKKSGNKQITGFQFCPVDPKKLMVTSADSQIQIFDGTNVVSRYKGFCGAGSQMYASFTADGQHIVSASDDSNVYFWNRASHNTSTSNHVKSTRSCEHFFSRNTTIAIPWHGLESGDRISVTSEVIHSQQGNSDEAGVPEIDLKCHSGDSYGNNALYLSPSGSFTLSHEFFSEFSPKGSVTWPEEKLPSSSAASTLSKAHHKFLKTSFQNTSHAWGQVILTAGWDGSIRSYQNYGLPVCIDDQFGLYTAGISLFQWALPTNDHRTEVE; this is encoded by the exons ATGGGAGTCCAG gaagaagaggaggatctgTTCTTCGACTCTCGTGAAGACGTCTCGTCGGTGTTCGACTCGTGTCCTGGCAGCCCCGCAAAGAATGATTCGCTCCCGGAAGAACAATTCACCGGTCCCCAGTTCGAGTTTTGGCTCAAGAGTCCTCACGGCGTGAGGGAACGCCGAGACAAGTTCATGCGATGGATGGGCAAGGATCTCATGAACTGCTCCCTTCCCAGCTCCTCTGGATTGGATGGACAGGTTCAGATCGACGACGACATCCTGCCAGGGATCAACAGGAGCACGTCAAACTGTTGTGATGCGGGGAACAAGTGTCCGATGTGCAGCTGGTCTAGCCAGGATGCGAGCACATCTTGCAACGAGGCCTTGGAAGAGAACATGGTGTACAGAATCAATAATTTGGATGATGGTGCTGTTTTCACGGTGGATGAGTTGGGAAAAGATGGTAGCTTGAGAAGCCTTCGCAAAGCCGGTTCGAATCAGATGGCAGCGCTCAATGAGCCTGAGAAAAGTTTGGGTCCGTCGTCTTCGATCCCACGGCACGTGCAGCAAGAAGATAACGCATCAAAGAAATCTGGCAATTCAGTGAGGAGGAAGTGGAAACGGTGGCTACAGAGACTAAGTGCTGTGGCTTGCATTTTAGATAGACATTCCTTTAAAAATGGAATTGCCAAGTCTGGGAGAGTGGAAGTCAGGCAACAcagaaagcagtcaaaagaactgTCTGCAGTCTACAAGGGGCAAGACATCAAAGCACATGATGGTGCAATCTTGGCCATGAAGTTTAGCCCTGATGGCCGGTATTTAGCTACTGGTGGCGCTGATGGCATTGTACGTGTGTGGCATGCCATGGAATGTGAGAGGAAAGATGAATTTAGCATTCCTGATGATGATCCTTCGTGTTTATACTTCACAGTGAATCATAACGCCGAATTAACTCCTGTTCGAGCTGATAAGGAGAAAAAGCCCAATTCTAAGCGAACAAGGAGAACTGCAGATTCAGCTTGTGTTGTAATTCCTCCTCATGTTTTCCGGTTATCCGAAAACCCAGTGCACGAATTCCGTGGGCATGATGCAGATGTATTGGACCTTTCATGGTCAATGAATCAG CTTCTATTGTCATCTTCCAAGGACAAAACTGTTCGCCTATGGCAAGTTGGATCTGATCGCTGCCTCAAAGTTTTCTCCCATACCAACTATG TGACATGTGTTCAATTTAATCCCATGAATGAGAATTACTTCGTAAGCGGATCTATAGATGGAAAAATTCGTATCTGGGATGTTTCTGGATGTCAAGTTGTGGATTGGGTTTATATTAGAGAAATAGTCACCGCAATTGGTTACCATCCCAAAGGAAAG AGACTGGCCATTGGCACCTTGAAAGGCAATTGTCGCTTTTATGATGCGTCGG ATACTCATCTGCAAAGAGAAGCTCAGGTCTTTTTGCAAGGCAAAAAGAAGTCTGGTAACAAGCAGATAACTGGATTTCAG TTTTGCCCAGTGGACCCTAAAAAATTGATGGTCACCTCTGCTGACTCACAAATACAAATTTTTGATGGGACTAATGTGGTCTCCAGATACAAGG GTTTTTGTGGTGCTGGAAGTCAGATGTATGCATCTTTCACCGCAGACGGGCAGCATATCGTCTCTGCCAGTGATGATTCAAATGTCTATTTCTGGAACCGTGCTAGCCATAACACCTCCACGTCCAACCATGTTAAGAGCACACGGTCTTGCGAGCATTTCTTCTCCAGAAACACTACTATCGCGATACCTTGGCACGGTTTGGAATCCGGTGATCGGATCTCTGTGACCTCTGAGGTTATCCATTCCCAACAAGGTAACAGTGACGAAGCTGGAGTCCCAGAGATCGATTTGAAATGCCACTCAGGAGATTCTTACGGCAACAACGCACTGTATCTTTCGCCTTCTGGTAGTTTCACTCTGAGTCATGAATTCTTCTCAGAGTTTTCGCCAAAGGGATCGGTGACATGGCCCGAGGAGAAACTTCCCTCGAGCTCTGCCGCATCTACCTTGTCCAAAGCCCACCACAAGTTCTTGAAGACATCTTTCCAGAACACCTCCCATGCCTGGGGTCAAGTGATACTGACTGCTGGATGGGATGGATCGATCAGATCCTACCAGAATTATGGTTTGCCAGTGTGCATCGATGACCAGTTTGGCCTTTACACGGCTGGCATCAGTCTCTTCCAGTGGGCATTGCCAACGAATGATCACCGCACCGAAGTTGAGTGA